One Alnus glutinosa chromosome 13, dhAlnGlut1.1, whole genome shotgun sequence genomic window, TTCCAATCTGTTTTTGATGATGCTAGAATGACGTGATCTGAAAGAAGTGGATTTATGGGTGGTAATAGCACGTAACATCTAGTTTCGGCGTAACAAGGTTGTGCATGGCGGGGATTTTATCCACCCTAATCATGTCATTCAGGAAGCAACCAGATTACTTCATGACTTCAACAGATCAAACGCAAGGGAAGGGGAGAGTCCATAGAACATCAGTGTCCaggcagatatatatatatatatatatatatatatatatatatatatatatatatatatatatatatgttggcaACCTCCACCCATAGGTATAATCAAAATCAATTGGGATGCTGGTCTTGATAAAGCAAATGGGCAAGTAGGGCTGTGAATGATTGCACGTGACTTCAAAGGGCTTGTAATGGGTGCCCGCAGCCTCACTGTTGAATGTATTAAGGGAACCTATAGTAGCCGAGGTAATGACCGCTTTATATGCTACAAATTTTTGCAAAGagctgggttttttttttttttttaatgttatcaTAAAAGGTGATGCTTTACAGATTGTGAAGGAAGTCAACTCTAATGCACCTTGTTTCACTAGCTTTGGCCATTTTGTGGAAGACATCCAATCCAACTTAGGTTCTCTGAGGTCATTTAATTTTGTACATGTCAAAAGGGGGGATAATTTAGCAGCACATGGTTTAGCTTGTGAGGCTACCACTCATGTCGTAGATACTACATGGCTGGAAGAAATTCCAGATGTAATCTACGGTACTGTTTGTAGGGAATTCAGTATTCCTActttttatttcagttttttcTGAGGATTTATATAAGAGTTATCtattgttccaaaaaaaaaaagattgaattttttccccataatttaaaattattcaatcCTTATGCCACaatatacaaaaaaagaaaaagaaaaaaaggacgAACTAATAATTCTAAAGTTCTATATAAATTTGCTTATCTAAAGTTCAagtaaattttagttaaaaagactcactttttttattattttattttattttaactactactcacttttcacaaaaaaaaaaaaaaaaaaaatcctaaattgCTTTTAGTAGAATTAAAAGTGGAAAGGTGGCCTAAAAGTTTAATTACGAAAAATAATATTCACTACACCACCAAAGAGGTGGCCTAAAAGCTTAAGGGTACGTAGGTTTGATAAAGAGTTTTgttatgagtttttattttttaaaatagtaataagaagcgattaatgtgatataaatatgaaataagatttgaattttttgtgagagaaatgtgaataaagttgtttggtaataattttgaaaagattattattattattattattattttgggagAGAAGTGAATTGTTACAAGAAAGAAGACCAATATTCATACAACACATAAATTTATCTTATATCAAGTCTTTAAATGAAAAGTCTTGATATAAAATGTTACGGTACTATCATAtgttaaacctttttttttttgaattaatcaTATATTAAACCTATTTATAGTATATAAATCATTTATCTTATGACATTTATTCAATATTAGATTTTGCTATTtacatctaatttttttttggcaatgtgtattgaatatatgaaaataagatAATGTAAAATGTTTAAGAtattctactattttttttaaaaaaataaaaataaataaattaatcgTTGTTTTTATATTACACTGTTAAAAGTttgtaatattaatattaatcattttttaaattataataaaatataataaatacaacggtaaattaataaaaatgataaataattatCCCAACTACCATGGGCCCGCAACGGAAGCTACTACTTGTAATCTAACGGTCCGTAGACCGTTCCTTCGAATCGCTCTACACAGAAATGACCCTTGGATCACCACCACTTCCCGTTATCCACTTTACAGCTTAATTTCCGATagtgaggagagagagagagggcatTCATGGACCTTAGAGTTTCTTGCACTACCTGCACTTCTGTGTACAGGAGACCGGTACTTAACCGGCGACTTTCTCCGCCGAAGAGCTATAACAATTACCGCTTCAGCTCCTTGAAATGTCGCCGCAAAATAACGTCAGAGCTGCAAGCGCCGGTGGGAGTCACCGTTCCATCCGGTAGCAGCCACTCTCCGTCGATCCCTTCCCATAGAGTCACCGTTCACGACCGACAGCGTGGAGTGGTTCACCAGTTCCTCGTTCCCGAGGTACCAAGAATTTTTTTGGTTCAATTTTGAGTTTGGAGCATGAAGTAAAATTTTGCTGATACTCTTACATATACATATTCTTGCGAGTAATTTTGAGTTACAGTTTGGATGATTGGattgtgaaatttgaaaatgcagGACCAGTATATATTGCACACTGCTGAATCTCAGAACATCTCCCTTCCTTTCGCTTGCAGGCATGGTACTGCTTTCTAATTCATTCATGATTTCTCTTGATAATGATGTTGTTAGAGCGATAATTATACGATTGAATTTGTCGCTCTTGAGGTAAGAGACAATTTGTCCTGAGATTAGAGCAGAGGGCGCGCATCTCTATGGATTTTATCATTAATTATGATATTAGAGCAAGCGTCAGTCTTTATGCCAGTTTTGGCAGTGTTGATTATTGGCTGCAGATATTAAGATTACGTTGTTAATGTGTTGTGgagggtgttttttgtttttggtttgaaaatgtgTTCCGATGACGTAAAtgtgaaaatatttatatttttaagagggttttgtgtttgaattgtttgttaatgtttttgttttgagaagaaaaaacaaaagacaaaaaacaagAATGTTAACAATCGGAGCTTAGATTTCTTGCTTTGGGATAACTGATAATTTATGGTGATACCAAAGCAGAGAGTGCGCATATTTGTTCCTTCTATTATTTATCATGTTATCAGAGTAGATGTTCATTGTTTGCCATTTTTAGCGTAGTGTGGATTTATTGGCTGCAGCTGTATAAGTTTTGGCAGGGTCAAAAAACTTGTGAGACCTATTGCTTCTCCTTGGCAGGGAAGCCGCCAGGGCAACGGACTAGAAAGAAATATGCACCGATTTCATGTGTTGGGCAAGTAACCTATACATTTTTGTCGATGATGAGAATGTGGCTTTAGGGCTTAAGTACGCATTTGAAACAGATAAAAAGGGTATGCCTAATAAGGGTACATACTAATATAGATTAGTTGTGGGATACATTTAGTTGAGGTTTGAACTTTGACTATCTATACCAGCATAAGATGCAGTAGAATATTCAGAAAGTCGTGTGATGATATTACATTTGAGTGTCCTCAGCCTAGACTAGTGATGCCAGTCTGCTATTTATACTTTTTGTCTCCATTTTTCCTTTGATACTTTATAATAGTGAAGTGTATTTGGTATTCCAACAGTTaccaaagaaaattgaaaagactATTAAAATAGGGCTTGTCTCATAACTGGATAAACTTGCCGTTTCAGAAAAGCTTTCATTATGTGGCAGGTTGTTGTACTAGCTGTGCTGTACGTGTAAAATCTGGACAACTTAGACAGCCTGAAGCGCTAGGAATTTCTGCAGAATTGAAATCAAAGGTATGCACAACTACCTTCATTTTAATATGgataacaatttattattttcttgcaGGTTTCATATAGTGACCATGAACACGGGGCTCAgctctgaatttttttttttctcttaaaatgcATATCTTTGTGTTTGTGGTTGGTAAATCAAATGCTAACTCGTACATTATGATTTGGGGCTAGTAGCGAAGATTGATCAATTTGACAAATAACTTTATCCTGAGGTTCAGTTTGGTGGCTGATatgatttaggaaacaaaaagaaatcaaaattttgtttcttaGAAATTTCATTATTGAGACCCTGGTTAACTGAAAATTCCACTAATCGAGCATGACAGAACTATTTAGTTTGATGATTTAAGTTCTTGctttgcaaaaagaaaaagaaaaagaaaaaaactgaagaagaaaagaaaaagacaacatAAGAACAAATTTTCCCCTTCtatctcaatttttttctcAGTGATAAAAAAGGAGGTCAAAGATTTGTCtatatttatcattttggtCAATCTCACACATGTAATTGACATATAGGGTGCTTATTTACACTTCTTTTGGCAAAGATTTTGGCTTCCTTTATCCTTCTAGATATTCTCCCACCATTTATTTTGGTCATGAACCCTAGAGAAGTAATCATAGAAAAGAAAACGACATGCATTAGACTCAGCCTAACTGTAGCAATCACAAAGTGAATCCATATAAGTTAACCAAACAAATGGAGACTTTGACAAAGGATGCATGTGATTGCTTTTAAATGATCCTTCTAAACTAGCCTGATATATTGGAAAACGCGTGTTTAACGTGACCGATTCAACCAAGGTCATAACTCTTGTGATGCCATTCCATGTCCTGTATTGGACGGGAggtaactctttttttttttaaccctttttGAAGACCTTCTCCTGCATGAAACTATAACTGCAGAAACGCATGCGGTTAACTGTGTACCTGTGAATTCACTAGATGTTAAAGTGCAGCTATATGCTTTTTCATATATCTTTTTcgtttttcctttgaaaaaatttattcaatttAAGTTTGTCTTCTCTGCAATGCAGGGGTATGCACTACTCTGTGTGGGTTTCCCATCATCTGACCTTGAAGTGGAAACACAAGACGAGGATGAGGTAAGATAAGTAGTTGTAGCTGTTTTATTAGATAGAATGCTAACAGCATGTTTGGAGATCAAATAGAATTGAAGTTATTGCTGagatatttaaaatatgtgaAATAAGTCCTtggtgattgtgattttatgTTGTATAAACATTGGCATTTGGTTCTATAATTAAATGAAGTGATGTTGATTCAGTTCCCTGTCTCTATATTCTTCTAGGATTTTATTCTGGAGGATGGTCTTGTGCACTGTTCATTTTATGTGCGGGAATTCTCACCCTTTTCTGTAGGATATtgttgagtttttcttgaaatCCTTTTACCCCGGTGGTTAGATTATGTCGTCTTGGCATCATTTGGGGTCTAGAAGCTTGAGAGAGCTTTTCCCCTTCAGATGGAATATCACCACCTTGGTTCCATTCTTTGGATAGGAGGCATGAGAGGGAAAAAGGGGGAAGGAGGGGGGATACCATTTCATGGCAacttaaatttttctttttgttttttatctgAGTAATACAACAACATGTGTGAGATTGGCTTCAGTTTATTATTATGGAACtattctaatatttattttttgttatttaatttgaaaCACTGGTATATACAGGTATATTGGCTTCAGTTTGGAAGATATTTCGCCCGAGGACCAGTAGTAA contains:
- the LOC133854454 gene encoding ferredoxin C 2, chloroplastic, translating into MDLRVSCTTCTSVYRRPVLNRRLSPPKSYNNYRFSSLKCRRKITSELQAPVGVTVPSGSSHSPSIPSHRVTVHDRQRGVVHQFLVPEDQYILHTAESQNISLPFACRHGCCTSCAVRVKSGQLRQPEALGISAELKSKGYALLCVGFPSSDLEVETQDEDEVYWLQFGRYFARGPVERDDYALELAMGDE